atactctggttttctctccttgcctTCTGAATAAACAGCAAGCTtcatttatctccttgcatgttgctgggttcttcttccaaggtcaacaccttgagccttgagcttcaccaacccacagattcactttttcacattaaaccttagagtagaaactttgcttctgactccTTCATCTTGGCCGAAAGCCACAAAGCAGTAACCATAGAAATCTTCCAAAggtcaacttgatctgagccattgaaaaccaacttggtctCCAAGTCTTGTTTAAGATCGTAGATACACAGCAGGGAAGAACAGAAATCCTCTTTCCcattttgtcatcaagggtggataATAAGTAAGATCAACAAAAACAAAGTCTTGCATCCTGCAGAAAAGAGTTAGTCCATAGTGCAAAGTACTGACTAAACTACCAAATGTGCAACAATATCtagagttattacagtcatccaaaatgaAACAGTTCAAAAGTAGCTAAAGAAAcagaattcatgagacaaaaagagagcagCAGCAGCAGTTTTTATGAGATAAATCCTAGGCATCAAAGCCATTCCCCTCCGAagcagcttcctcttcaacatcagtggcaaTGTCTTCATCATTGTGAAGGTTATCAATGAAGGTCATGAGCACAGCCACCCTGTCCCTTGATTTTCTCAGaaagttctcatgcttgctagctaGCTTCCTTTGTTCCTTGCTCATGGCAATCATGTGATTTGATTGGGAAACAAACTCTTGAGCGACATCCTTGACCACATTCAGCAGAGCAGATTTCTTCCCAGTGGAGATGGAAGTACCCTCGGTGGAAGGAGGAGGAGAGTCATCTGGAATGAACTCTTCAcatcatcatctagaaccactctctcagatctagttggtcctttttgctgtttcactgaaccacccccttTTAGGTATGAATGTCTGTTTTCATAAGCCTCATTTGACAGATTAACACCAAAAttctcaaatatgcaagttaaaAATATGCCATAAGGTAGTGCTTTATCTTTCACACTTCtaacagaatcaaacatgtatctagCCATCAAATAGGCAAAAGAGATTTCTGTTTTAGTGATTAGGGCATACAAAACAAGTATGTCCGTGTAAGAgaccctttgatatgaaccactttgaggaatcAAGATGTGATTAACAattcggtgcaactgagcacgttcatattctagggctttgtgagtgggtgtgatTCCATCAATTAAGAAAACATGTTCACAAATGTGAGCCAAAGCATCATGGTAAGAGATACCAACCCCATCATCCCACTTTACAGATGTATAAGCACACGGCCCAACATCAGTGTACTTCAAGGAatcactgatagtttcattattCAAGATAATGTCTCTGTCCTTAACATACGAATGCACACTTCCTTCATggtaagtcatgtttgcataaaattctttgaccaacTGAGGATATACAggttttttgattttgaaaaggtgattccagtttaaaaattccaaattttcaacaaaaggaaaacatttctttttcaaatcaggTAAATCAGCCAGAAAAGATGGACATAGAGTACGATACTGAATAACTCCCTCATAAAAATCATggttcatggcagatttgaaacGATGGGGTTAAAGTCTGAGTGAGATGTCATGTAGTGTGATTTGTGAGCAAAAAgatcaatgtctggttctctaacaGATTTGAGAGGGCGATGAGGGTTACCTCTTTGTGATCGAACAGGGACAGACCTTGACTTAGGTTTTGCTATCTCAGGAACAGGTTCTTCAACAGCAGGACGCTTCCCCTTGGATGAACCAGGTTTCGAAGAGCTTGGTTTGGAGGGCGTCGTCTTAGGTGGTGGCGTCGGCTTGGCAGGAGCAGGGTACCTTGGAGTGGTTTTGGTTCGCGCCATGGGAACAGAgcgaggaggagaggtaggaAGAGAAGGAGATGGAGTAAAGGTCCGGTCTTGGGAGCGAGTGGAAGGTTTTGAGGGAAGTTTGTAAACTTTTTCACGAGGAGGCCTTTTAgcaatggttttcttcctcatttggttagGTTCAGTCTTTTGagggaagagaagcagtaaagtgagtgggaagaaaccgaagagtgaggagaagttatggagggaagagagggagtgttggtaaccgtacccaaaagtggatttccaaaaccatgcaactgcatcaccatttgaaaagacttgaaaagacatgacctcataaaagaaagatttgatttgattttaaaaacaagaaaattttaaattttaaatttttgaaatccttaaaattaaaaataaatcaaactaaaaatctttttggacaaaaatattaaaagaacccttaaacaaaattaaacacACAGGCcaaccaaaaaaaattttagCAAAGAATTGTAATGTTCATATTTGGGCCTTGAGGTGATATGGATTTAATGAAACACATTTGGACCATTCTTGATCTGAATTTTGAAGTTGGCCCAGATTGAGTTTCACTTGAAACAAGCCCAGAACATACTGACTTGAGGGAAACGTTCATcacctgcccagaattgtctcatgcctgtttatgagacaaaaagctccaGCAAATACATTAGCATTTTTCAAACAAAGAATCATAACTCATAATTCCTAGACTAtccctaagcatgcagaatctatcctcagctaatggttttgtaaaaatatctgctaattgctcctctgatttaacaaattgaatgcaaatatcccctttttggacatgttctctgATTGAGTGAAATTTTACTTCAATATGCTTAGTTCTAGAGTGTAAAActagatttttagaaatattaatggcactcatattatcacacatcaagggaatattttcagcatttaatttgtaatcagcaagctgtgtttttaaccataaaagctgagaacaacaagaagaagcagttatatactcagcctctacagtggataaggccactgttggttgcttcttacttgaccagacatttaaggactttccaaggaagcaacataggcctgaagtgctccttctatcaactctatcaccagtaaaatctgcatcacaataaccaactacaaaaaaatcatcaatcttaggataccatagaccaaaattggatgtgccatgaacatatctaatgatccttttaactgcagaaagatgtgactctttaggtttggattggaacctagaacacaatcaaacactttgcacaatatcgagcctagaggaagttaagtacataaaagaaccctcatgtcaaattcacttgtcatgagttttccaaatttagaacaaagggattcattggctgatccaaaaataatgtcatcaacatatatttggactagaataaaagaatcattagagttcttaataaatagagttgtgtcagtggtgcctctttgaaaaccatttttcaaaaggaaagagctaagtctctcataccaagctctaggagcttgtcttaaaccatagagagctttagataatttgaaaacatgatcaaaatgctctttattttcaaaaccaggaggctgctccacatacacttctctatctattactccattcaaaaatgcacatttcacatccatttgatataatttaaaatcacaaaatgcagcataagctaagagaagtcttatggcttccattcgggcaacaagggcaaaggattcatcaaagtctattccttcttcttggtcatatccttgtgccactagccttgccttgtttcttgcaatgctaccatcttctcccaacttgttctgaaaaatccacttggtgccggtcactttctttccacttggccttggaaccaaagtccatacttagttcttttcaaactcaagaagctcatcctccatagctttaacccaagaagggtcactaagtgcttcattgacgttttgaggctctatttgtgaaagaagggcaatgtttgatccttcatttgcctttctagtggaagaccttgtttgcactccatgagatacgtccccaatgacaaattcctcaggataattcttcaagaatctccattcacgaggtctggtggacttggaggcagattcagacACTAAGGGATTCTGAACGCTGCTGGCTGcaggatttccttcagattcatgagacaaaatggaattgtctcttgaattttcagcattagcagtttctggttcagcttgtccagaattttctttttcatgattttgagcagcttcatcttccttttgagattgatttcctgcatcacaatcttccaaaatgctttgtaccaagttagtatcacaaaatgtaacatgtatggactcctcactaatcctagcatcttgatgataaaccctacatgctttactagttgtgaaatatcctacaaacaaacactcataagcctttggatcaaatttacctaAATTTTCCTTGTTATTCAAGacaaaatatttgcatccaaagatgtgtaaGTAATCTAAGTTTagtgggtagcctttccaaagttcataaggggtttttttcaaaaattttcttatgattgttctattcaaaatgtggcaagccgtgttaaccgcttcagcccaaaggaattttggaacattactctcacaaagcatagctcttgtcatctcttgtatgcttctatttcttctttccacaacaccattttattgtggtgttcttggacaagagaagttgtgagatattccaaattcctcacaaaaggattcaaacaaattattttcaaattcagttccatgatcgcttcttatagaagagattttcaaatctttttcattttgaattttcttgaaaAAAGGTTCAAAGACCGAAAaatgcttcatttttgtgtgccagaaataaaacccaaccaaacctagtgtaGTCATCCACGATTACTAAACcgtaatgtttaccacctaggctttgagttcttgttggaccaaataaatcaatgtgtagcaactcaagtggtcttttagtagagatgtcttcctttggtttaaaagaactttttgtttgttttctcatttggcaagcatcacaagtgatgtctttgtcaaactttatcaaaggaagacctcttactaattctttctttacaagtttgtttatttgaaacatacttgcatggcccaatctcttgtgccataaccacttttcaaattctttagagtgaagacaagctacattttgatcctttagttcatcaagagtaagtccatacatattattgaaacgcttggcaacaaacatcactttatttatcttttcattaacaacacaacattcaagccttttgaaaacaactaaatatcctaaatcacacagctgacttatactcaaaagattgtgctttaaaccacataccaaaagtatatcatcaatgaaagtagatttctcattacctacttttccaacagcaatgattttacctttaccatcatctccaaaggtcacaaaacctccatcgtacttatttagtttgatgaagtaggttgaccttccagtcatgtgccttgaacatccactatccatgtaccacatgtcttttttgttcttggatgctaggcaaatctgcatgaagagtttcaagtagccttaggtatccaaattgatttggatcctttgaagttaatccatcttggttgcccaagtgcattgaaatcacaaacaacattgtaaacTTTGTTTCCAACAACTCTTTTTTTAATGAAACATTGttcatatgagtgaccaaatttcttgcaattgacacAATGATTTTCAGATGTGTGTCGCTGAAATTGAGGAgagttatattgcttgaaatgattaaagtgttgaaattttctggtttttggaggagatgcatttcttttgacaaactgatttttattaaagttgttcctctttgcaaaagcattttcaccagaatttctttgaacatttttacctttcgaatatgaggttttgttgtaaaatggtggtttcttgaaaATAGCCTCATTTTTTGAAATGTAACCCAAACCTGGCCGGTTTGAACTTGGTTCAGTTCTTGGTGAAGGttcagtttcacttgtgtatacttcatcaaatttttcttcaaatgtTTGAGCATTTTCAATACCAGATTTGTTCGGTATGGttttggtatttgatgaagaagccacaaacttTATAGAGGAAATATTAGAAactgcatcttccttggctatgtagcctaaaccagatttttcaaacaatggtctttggcttgcaagtaatttgtccaagttactagaaccttgagcaaactttgctaagtcaccattcagccttttaatcatatcatttaatcttttattttcagcaattaactcatgagaaggatccacaatgtgctttccttttaatttttcaagttcttcatcatctgaaataccatcactagactcactctctttcggttctatttgtgacttgagggctattccctttttttagtctgtgtttgtgtgtgtggcttcataggcaaggagttttcctctcagctcatcataggttatgggacttaggTTGTTACTttcggttaggacagtggcaatggtttcccattcttttgtgaggcttctaaggagttttctcaccaaggtttgttctgcatagtttgtacccatagcatcaaggttgttgattatgattgagaatctctcaaacgcttcatcaatgctttctccatccttcatgctaaacatctcatactcttttcgcagcatatcaatcctcgtttctttgacttgtttagtgccttcgtgtgtaacctggaatttttcccagatttctttggctgtcttgcatctagataccttccggtactcttcaaagctgatagcacagtgaagaaggttgattgctttggcattcagctctatcttcttcttatcatcttcattctattcagtttcttcttttggagtcaccactccatcagcacttatttttgttgggatcttgagaccgctcacaacaatcttccatatgttgtagtcaatggattggatgaaaattcttatcctttctttccagtaggagtagttcttcccattgaagaaaggtggccggttgtttgactggccttcagtgagggtgtaggcaactgtggttgtgcccaagttgttcaccattggatctttgctccaagcggttaatcttgattcttgagaccttagctcctgataccaattgaaggttgtggtaggcttagagaaggggggttgaatctatgccttccttttaagttgctgttgttacccttttaaaatgaactttcaattcaggttctgtttgaactcagcaacagaaatttatgagacaatttatttttgtctcatgaatatcagaaaacagaactcagcagagaagagaaaagctaacaccagcatgtatcctggttcggttgccttgtgctatgcaacctacatccagtttcctccacaactatggaagaatttccctatagttaacagtattacatacaccaatttcacaggattgacccaatcctttcacactcaagttctaacctaacttgacgttggctatgctaatacctaactattcctcttagtgctaacccaactaagaaagggataccttgcaggtacaagatacaagacacttaaccaacctaaagaaattagaaaataactctaggcttttctcttaagtgtatctctcagcctttttccactcatggctttttcttaaactttctcacaatgccttttctctcaagaaattacagaaagataaacttagaaaagtacattacaatcagtaaaacatgaagaaGATTGACTTCATTAgtagcctctttgctatgtgcaaaaccagattcgcaaacctcagatgcagttcttcagtattggccgaatgcttctttgaaagaaagcattatccaagtagaggaacttctaaACATAACACTGTTCacacactctggttttctctccttgccttctgaatgaacagcaagcttcatttatctccttgcatgttgctgggttcttcttccaaggtcaacaccttgagccttgagcttcaccaacccacaaattcactttttcacattaaaccttagagtagaaactttgcttctgactccTTCATCTTGGCCGAAAGCCACAAAGCAGTAACCATAGAAATCTTCCAAAGGTCAACTTGATATGAGCCATGAAAACCAACTTGGTTTCCAAGTCTTGTTTAAgaccgtagatacacagcagGGAAGAACAGAAATCCTTTTTCCCTTGTATCCCATTTCAGATAGAGCAAAGAGTTAGGAAGAAGAGATGTAACCAAGTTGCatgtataaggaaaagatttACCTATAACCTAAGCttaatttggtttggatttgttgAGATGACTTCTGCCTTTCAAGCTtagtttctctttcttgcttctttggtgactaTCTTGGtgaagaagctctttctctctttctctttcttacttttctgaagctGATTTGACTTGGTCATAGAGAGATGAACGTTGCACTTTGAtactatgccttctggacttggacttgggccaaaaagggcttcagaattcgctgggagcgttttctgcaatttctggtgcgtggcctctgtcacgcgtccgcgtgggtcacgcggtcgcgtcattcagagttttccttgccacgtggtcgcgtcagtcatgcgaccgcatcatatgtgttctgcttaaggcgcgcggtcgcgtcagtcatgcggccgcgtcgctgcttcttcgcacttggcatgcgtccgcgtcgcccatgcgatcgcgtggatgccaatttcttcacaaactccgttttatgctttccttccatttttttattttttctttccatcctttaagtcattcttgccttataagatctgaaactactcaacacactaatcacggcatcgaatggaaataaaggtaattaaaataattaattttaaagcataggaaacatgtttttcacatacatcacataataaggaagggaaattaaaaccatgcaaataatatgaataagtgggtgaaggattgaataaatcactcagattaagtacaaaatatatcataaaatatagggTTTATCAGGCAGCCTGTTAGATTTGGAGCTAGAGATGCAGAAGGGACTGCTGGTCTGatagagttccaggttggtcagcaattttaggataaagatgaggccctgttaaatgtgaagacttacagcatccgacgagggtacagtacaaggtagtggagtctgactatcgccggtatgtgggcaagtgttctgagttcgggaatgggtgcacatggttgattcgactgagtctccggcagcgcaagggcatttgggaggtcaaacggtacaatggacctcaTACCTGTCTTGCCACCTCCATCTCGAGtgaccacaggagtttggattatcatgtgatatcggcgttcattatgccgatggttagggctgatgcatccgttagcatcaaggtgctcctaaatgccacggcCGCACACTTTGGTTTTAGGCCGACGTACAGGAGTGtctggttggcgaagcagaaggctgttgccctcttctatggtgactgggatgagtcatacaacgagctccCCAGGTGAGTGTTGGGAGTCCAGTTGACGATGTCTGGTACTGTTGCAGTCCTAAGGACGAGCCCTGTTCGAGTTGGTGGACAAGTAGACGAGTCTCAAGCTTATTTTCACAGACTGTTTTGGACGTTTCCACCGTGcatcgaggcattccgtcattgcaagccgcTGGTTAGTATTGACGGCACacatctgtatggcaagtatgggggaacCTTGCTtatcgcgattgcacaggacaGGAACTCCAACATACTACCTATTGCATTCGCACTAGTTGAGGGTGAGAATGCAGAGTTTTGGacattctttctctcccaccttcgtcagcacgtgacaccgcagccgggtctgctggttatatcggacaggcataacggcatcaaggccgcGCTTGAGGCTCCCGATGGAGGTTGGTTACCTCTATCTgcataccgtgcattctgcattcgacacgtaGCAACTAATTTTGCCCTTACATTCAAGGGCAAAGACGCACGGAGGCTTCTTGTCAATGCGGCGTATGCCAAGACCGAGGTTgagtttgattactggtttgatattctgcggTCTGAAGACCCGACGATGTGTGAGTGGGCGAACCGGATTGAGTATTCTTTGTGGACTCAGCATCGTGATGAGGGGCAAagattcggtcacatgacgacgaatatctccgagtgtgtgaactcaatcctcaagggtgtcagaaacctccctgtatgctcgctggtgaaggcaacatatggAAGGCTTGCAGAACTCTTTGTTCACAAGGGTAGAGAGGCTGAGGCCCAGATGGGAACCGGACAAGAATTCATTCAGCACTTGGTGAAGAGTattgaggccaacttgaagacggcgAGGTGCTTCACTGTCACTTTCTACGACAgggataactccgagttcaccgtaTCAGAGACCACTCCGACTGGTTCTTTCTCATTGGGTAGCTATAGAGTATCGCTTGCCTCTCAGACATGTGACTGCGGGTACTTCCAGACACTTCATTTCCAGGGTACGCACGCACTTGCATGTTGTGCCTACTCACGGGTTACCTGGACCGCTTATGTTCACAGGGTGTATCGTCTTAGTTCAGTATTCAGTGTGTATTGGATGAGATTCACACCTCCAATTCtggagggtttctggccaccaTATGACGGGCCCACTGTGATCCCCGACCCTGACAAGAGGCGTGCGAGAGAGGGTCGTCCGAGGTCCACTAGGATACGGACTAATAAATTAATCTACATATTACATTGATAGACGATGCGAAAACTATGATAGTCACTGATATAACCAATAAACACCTGTTTTCAAAGTACAATATGATGAATAAACAACAAAAGTAATCATGgataaaataacaacaaaagtaaacatgtctgttcgccactcgacacatgcaccggtacaaccatgccagTGCTGCAGACCCCCAGCTGTAGGtacccatctcctcaagcctagctacgtagggaagccatctgatgtgaatgtGGTTGCTggacttgtcggcaaacagctgcgtacccaacaacatcatgatgtaggCACGAGTAAATCACCGTACAGTCTCCTCATCGGCTCCCTCGGGGCACTCTCCAAAAGTCTCCTGGAACCAGCTGCAGTTTACTGCGTACTTCTGAACATGGTTGGGAGGAGGAatcactccaagcaactcctggaaccactCCCAAGCTGAACGGCCACCCTGGATGTATATCTGAAAATCTGAAAGGCAGCCGCTCACATAACGCCCACTGGCAACCCCAACTGGTACGCCATGTCctgaagtgtgatcgtgcactctccgaacggcatatgaaacgtgtgcgtctccggacgccatcgctcgacgaaggcactgacaagggcctcatctaaccggaaccatctatcgttcagcctcgcaagatggtataatccggccatctgcaagtacagAACGTATCTCTCATCGAGTTGCATGCCCTGCTGCTGtcgcatgctcctgatgcatcgctgTGGCTGCGCATTACATGCACCGCATTGTTAGAACCAACTTGATAACCAATGACAAAAATAACCCACACGATAAACCACTAAAGGAAACCGAGTACAGAATCTACATGCAAAACCAATATATCAAACCACATTGAAAACCACATGCtcaaaccgctaacataaacctcAAAGAAATCCACTTATCTCAaacacatgcaaaaccactatcaCGAACCGCTTACAAAAGCACATGGTCAACCACTTCCAATACCACCAAAATAAACCGCCAAGGTAAATCATCAACAAAATAGCATACAAAAGTACTAACAAAACCAATACTAAAAATAACTAACCTAAACCGGCAACAAAAGCACATCAATAAACCACTATTATAAACCGAACGAGAATCACATGCAAAACAACTATCATATACCACACaactaaaccactaacataaaacaactaacataaaccactaacataaaacagctaacatgaaacaactaacaaaaaccactaacataaaataactaacataaaccaccaactaaaccaccaacataaaacaaccaacataaaccactaacataaaacggGTAACATAAAACAagtaacataaaccactaacataaaccaccaactaaaccaccATCTAACCCGCATGCAAAACCTCTCAACTTAACCACTAGCAATACCACTACGattaaccgctaacataaaccgccactaaaaccgcatgcaaaaccactagCTCACATATACCGCTAGCACGAAATTTTTTATGTACTAAtctcgtcgttgatgaccccggctatatgagcaactCCGTCCAACCGATATAACCTTGCCGGATCATCCCCCATCGGCTGAGTATTCCGTTCAGGTCTTTGTCAGATcaaatctgggtcgttttctttgggatttggtggggtagggGAATGAAACaatggttcgaatgaggctgattcgaactcTTTATATAGCCAAAattcacataattcga
The DNA window shown above is from Arachis ipaensis cultivar K30076 chromosome B08, Araip1.1, whole genome shotgun sequence and carries:
- the LOC107610740 gene encoding extensin-like, with translation MRKKTIAKRPPREKVYKLPSKPSTRSQDRTFTPSPSLPTSPPRSVPMARTKTTPRYPAPAKPTPPPKTTPSKPSSSKPGSSKGKRPAVEEPVPEIAKPKSRSVPVRSQRGNPHRPLKSVREPDIDLFAHKSHYMTSHSDFNPIVSNLP